In the Verrucomicrobiia bacterium genome, one interval contains:
- the rplL gene encoding 50S ribosomal protein L7/L12, protein MATDLKKFAKELTELTVLEVNELKTILKDEYGIEPAAAAVAVAGPAAGGDAPAEDAKSEYDVVLKDAGAQKVAVIKAVKDLTGLGLGEAKAVVDGVPKTVLEKAKKEDAEAAKKALEEAGATVELA, encoded by the coding sequence ATGGCAACTGATCTAAAGAAATTCGCAAAGGAACTGACAGAACTTACTGTTCTTGAAGTTAACGAACTAAAGACTATCCTGAAGGATGAATACGGCATCGAGCCAGCAGCAGCCGCTGTAGCAGTAGCCGGTCCAGCAGCTGGCGGCGACGCTCCAGCAGAGGACGCAAAGTCTGAATACGACGTCGTCCTGAAGGACGCCGGTGCTCAGAAAGTAGCAGTCATCAAGGCCGTTAAGGATCTAACCGGTCTGGGTCTGGGCGAAGCCAAGGCTGTCGTAGACGGCGTCCCAAAGACTGTTTTGGAAAAGGCAAAGAAGGAAGACGCAGAAGCCGCCAAGAAAGCCTTGGAAGAAGCTGGCGCAACTGTCGAACTAGCCTAA
- the dnaB gene encoding replicative DNA helicase, translated as MDPRDQQRAKIPPQNLDAEASLLGAILIDTDAIVKIADIIHPEDFYDERHQRIYEATQQLYEKHSPIDVLTLSDQLKGASLLDMVGGASYLTELTNFVPTAAHVEQYAEIVAQKAMRRRLIKASQDIVGLGYDETQTLQALVEEAEASLFSVSQRHVKQDITSLESILAGSFDRLDELHKDKGKLRGIPTGYRDLDNILAGLQRSDLIVLAARPAMGKTAMVLNLAQNIALAGEPVLIFSLEMSKEQLVDRMLSRESGVDAWALRTGNLTDADFEKIGQAMGSLSEAPIYIDDSPGITVSDLRTKARREAHQRPLGLIIVDYLQLMSGGARFGGESNRVQEISEISRGLKGVARELNVPLIALSQLSRSVESRHPQIPQLADLRESGSIEQDADVVAFLYREEYYNPDTDRKNIMDVFIKKHRNGPVGGVELYFDLEKQRIRSLDTKRSTPFDD; from the coding sequence ATGGACCCAAGGGACCAACAGAGGGCTAAGATCCCACCGCAGAATCTAGACGCCGAGGCATCTCTCTTGGGCGCTATTCTGATCGATACCGATGCAATTGTTAAGATTGCCGACATCATTCACCCCGAAGATTTTTACGACGAACGCCACCAGCGTATCTACGAAGCCACCCAGCAGCTGTATGAAAAACACAGCCCCATAGACGTCCTGACACTATCCGACCAACTAAAAGGTGCCAGTCTGTTGGACATGGTGGGTGGCGCTTCATACCTGACAGAGCTCACCAATTTTGTACCCACGGCCGCCCATGTCGAACAATATGCCGAGATTGTTGCCCAAAAAGCCATGCGCCGCCGGCTTATCAAAGCCTCACAAGATATCGTGGGGCTGGGCTATGACGAGACACAAACCCTACAAGCCCTGGTAGAAGAGGCCGAAGCCAGTTTGTTCAGCGTCAGCCAGCGCCACGTCAAACAAGACATCACCTCGCTGGAAAGCATTCTGGCCGGAAGCTTTGACCGATTGGACGAGCTACACAAGGACAAGGGCAAATTGCGTGGCATCCCGACCGGCTATAGAGACCTAGACAACATCCTGGCCGGGCTGCAGCGATCGGACCTAATTGTCCTGGCGGCGCGTCCTGCCATGGGCAAGACCGCCATGGTCCTAAACTTGGCTCAAAACATCGCCTTGGCGGGCGAACCAGTGCTGATATTCAGCCTAGAAATGAGTAAAGAGCAGCTGGTAGACCGCATGCTGTCCCGCGAGTCTGGCGTAGACGCCTGGGCACTGCGTACCGGCAACCTGACCGATGCCGACTTTGAGAAAATCGGCCAAGCCATGGGCTCGCTGTCTGAAGCTCCTATATATATAGACGACAGCCCTGGCATTACAGTTAGCGACCTCCGTACCAAGGCCCGCCGTGAAGCGCATCAACGACCGCTCGGGCTCATCATCGTAGACTACCTGCAGCTCATGAGTGGTGGGGCACGGTTTGGCGGAGAGAGCAATCGTGTCCAAGAGATTTCTGAGATATCCCGTGGGCTTAAAGGGGTCGCGCGCGAACTGAACGTTCCACTAATAGCACTGTCACAGCTCAGCCGCTCGGTAGAGAGCCGCCATCCTCAGATCCCACAGCTGGCTGACTTACGCGAATCTGGTTCTATCGAGCAAGATGCCGACGTAGTAGCCTTTTTGTACCGCGAAGAATACTATAACCCCGACACAGATCGGAAAAACATCATGGACGTCTTTATCAAGAAACATCGCAACGGCCCCGTTGGTGGTGTTGAATTATACTTTGACCTAGAAAAACAGCGCATTCGCAGCCTCGATACCAAGCGCAGCACTCCATTTGATGACTAG
- the rplJ gene encoding 50S ribosomal protein L10 has protein sequence MALTKDKKNEVIDEVSKLLADSKMTVVAAYQGTPVKAMQALRREGKSTGTQMKVVKNRLVIKAIQGTDNLKDVDTSALNGMLLYAFNNEDEVAPAQTLANFAKTQPTLAFVGAFSAEGKFLSAEEVTALATLPSKNELIAQVVATLLSPVNDIVGALSGNLHALLDGIEAKASA, from the coding sequence ATGGCTTTAACCAAAGATAAGAAAAATGAAGTCATCGATGAAGTCAGCAAACTGCTGGCCGACTCAAAGATGACCGTCGTAGCTGCTTACCAGGGTACTCCTGTAAAGGCTATGCAAGCACTCCGCCGCGAAGGCAAAAGTACTGGCACTCAGATGAAAGTCGTCAAGAACCGTTTGGTCATCAAGGCCATCCAGGGAACTGACAACCTCAAAGATGTCGATACCAGCGCCCTGAACGGAATGCTTCTATACGCCTTTAACAACGAGGACGAGGTAGCACCTGCCCAAACACTGGCAAACTTTGCCAAAACCCAACCAACGCTTGCGTTTGTTGGCGCTTTTTCTGCAGAAGGCAAGTTCCTGAGTGCAGAAGAAGTAACCGCACTGGCTACACTGCCCAGCAAGAACGAGCTTATTGCTCAGGTTGTTGCAACGCTTCTGTCACCAGTCAACGACATCGTAGGCGCACTTTCAGGCAACCTACACGCCTTGTTGGATGGCATCGAGGCTAAAGCCTCGGCTTGA
- the dnaX gene encoding DNA polymerase III subunit gamma/tau, which produces MGRALYRKYRSKKLSEIVGQEHVTTALSNALKNNTISHAYLFTGPRGVGKTSIARILAHEVNNLPYDEDTTHLDIIEIDAASNRRIDEIRTLRERVHNAPTSAKYKVYIIDEVHMLTKEAFNALLKTLEEPPAHVIFILATTEAHKLPETIISRTQRYTFKPADPEDAAKHLKEIATKEGITISNDALDLVAKHGNGSFRDSISLLDQVSNTADKIELTDAQRALGIAPTEAIQQLVAVATSGDSQQVVQRLQSLYDQGFQPAQVAKQLSGELRTQAITAGASLPADKALDIVRKLLDVPGSHDPAALLEIIVLGVALSQQGTQSSGVRILPPQPKNKPAEPVQTPEPKAEPASPPAVVQPGPPVEEASQPEPEKTPTPASALPTTTLDEATWQQVLQTIKQKNNTLYGITRMATPIFNDGELILSFEFPFHQKRVNDVKNKQIISDSITEVTGMQAGINCIVDKKTSTPPQPTSRPEIALDESPQPASPLDTISNIFGGGEVLE; this is translated from the coding sequence ATGGGGAGAGCACTATACCGGAAATACCGGTCTAAGAAGTTGTCTGAAATTGTGGGGCAGGAGCACGTCACCACAGCGCTTTCTAATGCGCTAAAAAATAACACCATTAGCCATGCTTATTTATTCACCGGCCCCCGGGGTGTAGGCAAGACATCTATTGCCAGAATTCTCGCTCACGAAGTTAATAATCTACCGTATGACGAAGACACCACCCACCTGGACATAATAGAGATAGACGCCGCCAGTAACCGCCGCATAGACGAGATCCGCACCTTGCGCGAGCGTGTACACAACGCTCCCACCAGCGCCAAGTACAAAGTCTATATTATCGACGAAGTCCACATGCTAACCAAAGAAGCTTTCAATGCACTCCTAAAAACACTCGAGGAGCCACCGGCACACGTCATATTCATCCTAGCCACCACCGAAGCACACAAGCTGCCAGAGACCATTATCAGCCGCACCCAACGCTATACCTTCAAACCTGCCGACCCCGAAGACGCCGCCAAACACCTGAAAGAGATTGCCACAAAAGAGGGCATAACCATCAGCAATGACGCCTTAGACTTGGTGGCCAAGCATGGCAACGGGTCGTTCCGCGACAGCATATCGCTGCTAGACCAAGTCAGTAACACCGCAGACAAGATCGAACTGACAGATGCCCAACGAGCTCTGGGCATAGCGCCCACCGAAGCCATTCAGCAACTTGTTGCCGTGGCCACCAGTGGCGACAGCCAGCAAGTGGTCCAGCGACTGCAGAGTCTGTATGATCAAGGCTTTCAGCCAGCCCAGGTGGCCAAGCAACTATCAGGCGAGCTGCGAACGCAAGCCATCACTGCAGGAGCAAGCCTGCCCGCAGACAAGGCTCTGGACATAGTACGAAAACTCTTGGACGTGCCTGGGTCGCATGACCCAGCAGCCTTGTTGGAGATTATTGTGCTTGGGGTGGCCTTGAGCCAGCAGGGCACACAGTCATCGGGGGTTCGAATCCTGCCGCCCCAGCCAAAGAACAAGCCAGCGGAGCCGGTCCAGACCCCAGAACCAAAAGCCGAGCCAGCCAGCCCACCAGCAGTAGTACAGCCAGGACCGCCAGTAGAGGAGGCTTCGCAACCCGAACCCGAAAAAACGCCCACCCCAGCTTCGGCACTACCCACGACCACCCTAGACGAAGCCACCTGGCAGCAAGTACTTCAGACTATTAAGCAAAAGAACAATACGCTCTACGGTATTACCCGTATGGCCACACCTATATTTAATGATGGCGAACTAATCCTGTCGTTTGAATTCCCATTCCATCAAAAGCGCGTAAATGACGTCAAGAACAAGCAAATTATTAGCGACTCTATTACCGAGGTCACTGGTATGCAAGCCGGTATTAACTGTATCGTAGACAAAAAGACCAGCACGCCGCCGCAGCCCACGAGCCGGCCAGAAATCGCCTTGGACGAATCACCCCAACCGGCAAGCCCCTTAGACACCATAAGCAATATTTTTGGTGGTGGCGAAGTGCTAGAGTAA
- a CDS encoding 2-phospho-L-lactate transferase CofD family protein: protein MEISPDIVVLSGGSGGANLAQGLVENLGHRRQAIIGATWDNGGSTGLLRDRAPEAVGDLRRIIDAVGQADTTHLNTRFSSRDLSELDEAVAQFDQVVSVPGMAARQVGLTIDAAYRVGHEVNKASQRGIRGHTLGNFILAGLAQEQGILSAVRTLSIAVRAQADIYPAVIGPQEIEMDDGGVKIRGEHAIDTHSVQHPYDAYVYFREGVSPSSLAYQALSQARLVVAAPGSPYTSIAPGLRAFREALAEQQARGGLFAGVANLVNMPHDTGGWRVSDYARTHRNHARRPFDVILHNSNYQDLPDAARNRAVQRHEPDEGEGSPQVISSNFVGHATVKDANDSAVRTEVTHDKRALAEALEEILLTSGTTPRRATISVSS from the coding sequence ATGGAAATATCCCCTGATATTGTTGTTTTGAGTGGCGGAAGTGGCGGTGCCAACCTGGCCCAGGGTCTTGTGGAAAACCTGGGACATAGAAGGCAGGCTATTATTGGCGCTACCTGGGACAACGGCGGTTCTACTGGTCTTCTAAGAGACCGCGCGCCCGAAGCTGTCGGCGATCTGCGCCGAATTATCGACGCCGTCGGTCAAGCCGACACCACCCACCTCAATACCCGTTTTTCTAGTCGCGATCTGTCAGAACTCGACGAGGCGGTAGCCCAGTTCGACCAGGTCGTCAGTGTGCCAGGCATGGCCGCCCGACAAGTGGGCCTGACCATAGACGCCGCCTACAGGGTAGGTCATGAGGTCAACAAAGCATCCCAAAGAGGTATAAGAGGGCACACACTGGGGAACTTTATACTAGCGGGCCTCGCCCAAGAGCAGGGAATCTTAAGTGCCGTGAGAACCCTGAGCATTGCCGTACGCGCCCAAGCAGATATCTACCCAGCAGTAATTGGACCGCAAGAAATCGAGATGGACGATGGCGGCGTCAAGATCAGAGGCGAACATGCCATCGACACCCATTCGGTACAACATCCATACGATGCCTACGTATATTTCAGAGAAGGCGTTTCGCCTTCCAGTCTTGCATACCAAGCCCTCAGCCAAGCCCGCCTGGTTGTGGCAGCACCTGGCAGTCCTTATACGTCCATTGCTCCTGGGCTACGAGCTTTTCGTGAGGCTCTGGCCGAACAGCAAGCACGTGGCGGATTGTTTGCCGGCGTTGCCAACTTGGTCAATATGCCCCACGACACCGGTGGCTGGCGGGTGAGCGACTATGCCCGGACACACCGCAACCACGCCAGGCGACCATTCGACGTCATACTTCACAATAGTAACTACCAGGACCTGCCTGACGCGGCTCGTAACCGCGCCGTTCAGCGCCATGAACCGGACGAAGGCGAGGGCTCCCCGCAGGTCATTAGTAGCAACTTTGTGGGCCACGCCACTGTAAAAGATGCGAACGATTCAGCGGTCCGTACTGAGGTGACACACGATAAACGCGCCCTGGCCGAGGCCCTTGAGGAAATTCTGCTGACAAGCGGCACAACACCACGCCGGGCTACTATTTCAGTCTCTTCATAA
- a CDS encoding NUDIX hydrolase: MSELIDLVDRNGKLIVTGVERNDALEYPQGFMQIAVVVVFNDQGDILAHQRASTKSVDPDCIDHICGGIQSGQTPEQAAQQEGDQETGVTYNRLVRAHQGVNAYNRYRYIFGAISNDTPQTKEPDQVQWVKWAKPHELEEWRDQQTYPFVEEYFLEIELAKRALNLA, encoded by the coding sequence ATGTCCGAACTCATCGATCTTGTAGATCGTAACGGTAAACTTATTGTTACCGGTGTCGAACGCAACGACGCCCTGGAATATCCCCAGGGCTTTATGCAAATTGCAGTTGTCGTGGTATTTAACGACCAGGGTGATATTCTCGCCCACCAGCGCGCGTCGACAAAATCTGTCGACCCAGACTGCATAGATCACATCTGCGGCGGTATTCAATCAGGCCAAACCCCGGAGCAGGCAGCCCAGCAAGAGGGCGACCAAGAGACGGGCGTAACATACAACCGCCTGGTACGAGCCCACCAAGGAGTTAACGCCTACAACCGATATCGCTACATCTTTGGGGCAATCAGCAACGACACACCGCAGACCAAAGAGCCGGACCAAGTTCAGTGGGTAAAATGGGCAAAGCCACACGAACTAGAAGAGTGGCGCGATCAACAAACCTATCCATTTGTCGAAGAATATTTTCTAGAAATCGAACTAGCCAAGCGTGCACTAAACCTGGCCTAG
- the ilvA gene encoding threonine ammonia-lyase, biosynthetic, with amino-acid sequence MKDPLKQTLLARVYDVATESPLQRATKLSTQVGADVYLKREDLQPVHSFKLRGAYNKIASLSPAERAKGVIAASAGNHAQGVALSAQKLGIRALIVMPTTTPSIKVDAVKSYGAQVELVGDSYSDAYDHCMQRVKETGMTFVHPFDDPLVIAGQGTIGRELLEQLPDMTHVFVPVGGGGLIAGVSQFIKGIRPDVKIIGVEPEDSNAMQQSLQAGKVVTLDHVGIFADGVAVKSVGQLTFQITQKYVDQVITVSTDQMCAAIKSLFEDTRSIVEPAGALAAAGVQHYKLPKDAKAVAICSGANVSFERLQQIAERTLIGSGKEALFAVTMPEQAGALHTFCQQVLNGHSITEFNYRLNKREGAHVLVGVSVANEADKLAFMKKMQQDDYEHIDLSGDDIAKEHVRHMVGGPADQAKSERLYQIDFPERPGALGGFLAAVGTAWNISAFHYRNAASDTGNVLIGFEVDNPTKLEDKLSQAGYQWRSVDHSPSLKVFIE; translated from the coding sequence ATGAAAGACCCTCTTAAGCAAACCCTCCTGGCACGTGTCTATGATGTTGCCACAGAGTCGCCGCTGCAGCGGGCCACCAAACTCAGCACACAAGTAGGTGCCGATGTCTATTTGAAGCGCGAGGACTTACAGCCCGTGCACTCCTTCAAGCTGCGTGGAGCCTACAACAAAATAGCCAGCCTCAGCCCCGCCGAAAGAGCCAAGGGTGTTATTGCGGCCAGCGCCGGCAACCATGCCCAAGGCGTAGCTCTGAGTGCTCAGAAACTCGGTATCCGGGCTCTCATAGTCATGCCTACCACTACCCCCAGCATCAAGGTAGATGCCGTCAAAAGCTACGGCGCCCAGGTAGAGCTGGTTGGCGACAGCTATTCTGACGCCTACGATCACTGCATGCAGCGGGTCAAAGAAACCGGCATGACTTTTGTACATCCCTTTGACGATCCACTGGTCATAGCCGGGCAGGGAACTATCGGTCGCGAGTTGCTAGAGCAACTGCCAGATATGACCCATGTCTTTGTTCCTGTCGGTGGCGGGGGGCTCATCGCCGGTGTCAGTCAGTTCATAAAAGGTATCCGCCCAGATGTAAAAATCATCGGTGTCGAGCCCGAAGACAGCAATGCCATGCAGCAGTCGTTACAGGCCGGCAAGGTAGTCACCCTGGACCACGTAGGGATCTTTGCCGATGGCGTAGCTGTTAAGAGCGTTGGCCAGCTCACTTTCCAGATCACCCAGAAATATGTAGACCAGGTCATCACCGTCAGTACCGATCAAATGTGTGCTGCCATCAAATCACTATTCGAGGATACTCGCAGCATTGTCGAACCAGCCGGTGCCCTAGCCGCAGCTGGCGTGCAACACTACAAGCTACCAAAGGACGCCAAGGCCGTAGCTATCTGTTCTGGTGCCAACGTCTCCTTTGAGCGCTTGCAGCAAATTGCCGAACGTACCCTGATAGGCTCCGGCAAAGAAGCGTTGTTTGCCGTCACCATGCCTGAACAAGCTGGTGCCCTACACACCTTTTGCCAACAGGTGCTGAATGGCCATAGCATCACTGAGTTCAATTATCGGCTCAACAAGCGCGAAGGTGCCCATGTATTGGTTGGTGTATCTGTAGCCAACGAAGCAGACAAGCTTGCATTCATGAAAAAGATGCAGCAAGATGACTACGAGCACATAGACTTATCAGGCGACGATATCGCCAAAGAGCACGTCCGGCACATGGTAGGGGGACCAGCTGATCAGGCTAAGTCTGAGCGCTTGTATCAGATCGACTTTCCGGAGCGACCGGGTGCCCTGGGCGGCTTCCTGGCCGCCGTTGGAACAGCCTGGAACATCAGCGCCTTTCACTACCGCAATGCGGCCAGTGACACCGGCAACGTATTGATAGGCTTCGAAGTAGATAACCCCACAAAGCTAGAGGACAAACTGTCCCAAGCAGGCTACCAATGGCGAAGCGTAGACCACAGTCCTTCACTTAAAGTATTTATTGAGTAA